The Anastrepha ludens isolate Willacy chromosome 2, idAnaLude1.1, whole genome shotgun sequence genome contains a region encoding:
- the LOC128855499 gene encoding TBC1 domain family member 7, with product MDERNFRSSYYEKVGCYSVEEKKSLNKLLQDNIRNHSKLKQFCLSYTVPTAQRGLLWSIILGVLPLHKNSMDYILEQRTAVYEDLLRAVTMMQYIEKTTPKSKVLQTMWLLENGRLLHPLIGPPEDDNNFMEIVKVLLQIFDNDVETYWIAKEFFACTKGIEQECPKLKELTQTLLKREDIELNNHLDKLGVFNSSEILEKWYVTCFAGVITDTALVKVWDKICGGSRKIVVFIFLELVKTLRKRVLNCNSVLNLKTLIEQVKDQDATIVNKAIKTWQSNKNHNEITVH from the exons ATGGACGAACGAAATTTTCGCTCAAGTTACTATGAAAAAGTAGGATGCTATTCTGTAGAAGAAAAGAAATCTTTGAATAAACTACTCCAAGACAATATACGGAATCATTCTAAATTAAAACAGTTTTGTTTAAGTTACACTGTGCCCACTGCACAGCGCGGCCTATTGTGGAGTATAATACTCGGCGTGTTGCCTCTACATAAAAACTCCATGGATTATATCTTAGAACAACGTACTGCCGTCTACGAGGACTTGCTCCGCGCAGTAACTATGATGCAATATATCGAGAAGACTACGCCTAAAAGTAAAGTACTACAAACAATGTGGCTTTTGGAAAATGGTCGATTGCTACATCCGTTGATTGGTCCACCTGAAGATGACAAcaattttatggaaattgtGAAAGTGCTACTGCAGATATTTGACAACGATGTGGAAACATATTGGATAGCTAAAGAGTTCTTTGCATGTACAAAGGGCATAGAACAGGAGTGCCCAAAGCTGAAAGAGCTGACACAGACGTTGCTGAAGCGTGAAGACATCGAACTGAACAA CCATTTAGATAAACTAGGCGTTTTTAACTCCagtgaaattttagaaaaatggtATGTGACGTGTTTTGCTGGAGTCATCACGGATACGGCGTTAGTGAAAGTATGGGACAAAATTTGTGGAGGATCTAGGAAGATAGTCGTTTTCATATTCCTGGAGCTAGTCAAAACATTGAGAAAGCGTGTACTGAATTGCAACTCAGTgcttaacttaaaaacacttaTTGAACAG GTTAAAGATCAAGATGCTACCATTGTTAACAAAGCCATTAAGACTTGGCAGAGTAATAAGAATCACAACGAGATTACTGTGCACTGA
- the LOC128855496 gene encoding protein RUFY3 isoform X2 — protein MSSSRNLLLRSPDSDEIVSNASSNLLSGSPSLSSLNRLRDTFRRSESISSQISAIVSNAAGVVTGTSNVQTGIASEASSASSQTCTPKKRKPARDPAEIERSNLVNICKLVVKELLEQSLRFGRMLDSDHLPLQHFFIVIEHVLGHGLRPKKGLLGPRKELWDLLQSVENYCPESQDITASVRDLPTVRTHIGRARAWLRIALMQKKLADYLQALIEHRDDSLYEYYESHALMMSDEIVVIMGILVGLNVIDCNLCVKEEDLDSQQGVIDFSLYLRSSSRSTDNDEEINQSLEANGQGNMIAVLDQKNYIEELNRHLNATVGNLQAKVETLTTTNALMKEDLAIARNSLLALQAENQALRQSATSSKDVPISNVEASPNKSTDRANKATIESLTAELSEEKKKNLELDKELKLQISLKAESDMAMKLLEKDIHEKQDTIVSLRRQLDDIKQINLEMYRKLQECEDELTQKGEMVSRLQTKASQIGNILQSLEKKYENKLEQQQQLAGHTGGGGDKSPSTRRQQNLQKFEALTKKHRQDIGPPVKRLHLKVDAIPPFNPNNYRKSPSASVAPEKLETDGELKTPTSAKSFTEVGKSYPDKPMDTCKSDYMLSQEQMQN, from the exons ATGAGTAGTTCCCGTAATTTGTTGTTACGAAGTCCAGATAGTGATGAGATCGTCAGCAATGCGTCCAGTAATCTGTTGTCTGGTTCTCCTTCATTGTCGTCCCTTAACAGATTGCGAGATACTTTCCGACGTTCGGAAAGTATTTCCTCGCAAATTAGTGCAATAGTGTCGAATGCAGCTGGTGTTGTAACGGGAACAAGTAACGTTCAAACTGGAATAGCGTCGGAGGCATCATCAGCTTCATCACAAACTTGTACGCCCAAAAAACGGAAGCCCG CTCGCGATCCAGCCGAAATTGAACGCAGTAATTTGGTAAATATTTGTAAGCTCGTGGTGAAGGAGTTATTGGAGCAATCGTTGCGTTTCGGACGTATGTTGGACTCTGACCATCTACCGCTGCAGCACTTCTTCATTGTAATAGAGCACGTGTTAGGTCATGGTTTGCGTCCAAAGAAG GGTCTTCTGGGGCCACGCAAAGAATTATGGGACCTGCTTCAAAGTGTAGAAAACTATTGTCCTGAATCACAGGACATAACAGCGAGTGTGCGAGATCTTCCCACGGTGCGTACACATATAGGACGCGCACGAGCTTGGTTGCGCATAGCTTTGATGCAAAAGAAATTAGCTGATTATCTGCAAGCGCTTATCGAGCATCGAGATGATTCGCTCTACGAATACTATGAGTCACATGCGCTGATGATGAGCGATGAG ATTGTGGTCATTATGGGAATCTTAGTGGGTCTAAATGTGATTGATTGTAATTTGTGCGTGAAGGAGGAAGATTTGGACTCACAGCAGGGTGTTATTGATTTTTCGCTTTACCTGCGTTCGAGTTCGCGTAGTACCGATAATGATGAGGAGATCAATCAGTCACTGGAGGCGAACGGTCAAGGCAATATGATTGCGGTTTTGGACCAGAAAAACTACATTGAAGAGCTCAATCGGCATCTAAA TGCCACTGTAGGTAATCTGCAAGCTAAAGTCGAAACTCTGACCACTACAAATGCGTTAATGAAGGAGGATCTTGCGATCGCGCGTAACAGCCTATTGGCCCTGCAAGCCGAGAACCAGGCGCTTCGTCAAAGTGCGACCAGTTCTA aaGATGTTCCTATATCCAATGTCGAGGCCAGTCCAAACAAATCGACGGATAGAGCGAATAAAGCCACGATTGAGTCGCTAACAGCCGAATTGAgtgaagagaaaaagaaaaatttagagcTAGACAAGGAATTGAAACTACAAATATCACTCAAAGCTGAATCTGATATGGCAATGAAATTGCTTGAGAAGGATATACACGAAAAGCAGGATACGATCGTATCGCTGCGTCGACAATTGGACGATatcaaacaaattaatttgGAAATGTATCGTAAATTACAG GAATGTGAAGACGAACTAACCCAAAAGGGTGAAATGGTGTCACGACTACAAACCAAAGCTTCGCAAATTGGCAATATTTTGCAGTCATtagagaaaaaatatgaaaataagttagagcaacaacaacagctagcTGGCCATACAGGTGGAGGAGGAGACAAATCGCCCAGTACACGACgtcaacaaaatttacaaaaatttgaagCACTCACCAAAAAACACCGCCAGGACATCGGACCACCAGTAAAGCGTTTACATTTAAAAGTCGACGCCATACCGCCTTTCAATCCTAACAATTATCGCAAATCACCATCGGCATCCGTGGCACCCGAAAAATTAGAGACTGATGGTGAACTTAAAACACCAACTTCAGCGAAATCATTCACCGAAGTGGGCAAATCGTATCCGGATAAACCGATGGACACCTGCAAAAGTGATTACATGCTCTCACAAGagcaaatgcaaaattaa
- the LOC128855500 gene encoding 28S ribosomal protein S24, mitochondrial — protein MSLLRKCTQQLLVDTNICAQAIVATNAAFHTSPVCSRVQAGRYRVTTKRNRPLTYEMANPPHYIAHRKSWNSWNTSTMLDGLRSSQTAIEDLFVRKFMNGTWHALIVSEVIIKRQHNMIRIAAIVRQAISPRKMYFLIGYTEELLSYWLQCPVTLELQTVADKTDVIFKYI, from the exons ATGAGCTTGCTCAGAAag TGTACACAGCAACTTCTGGTGGACACAAATATTTGTGCACAGGCAATTGTCGCCACCAACGCAGCATTCCACACAAGTCCAGTATGCAGCCGCGTGCAAGCCGGTCGTTATCGAGTCACGACAAAACGTAACCGCCCTCTCACCTATGAAATGGCCAACCCACCCCATTACATTGCACATCGAAAGTCTTGGAATTCATGGAATACGT CAACGATGTTGGATGGACTACGCTCCTCACAGACAGCCATTGAGGATTTGTTTGTACGAAAATTCATGAACGGCACTTGGCATGCCCTTATTGTTTCCGAAGTGATTATCAAAAGACAGCACAACATGATAAGAATAGCAGCCATTGTCCGCCAAGCAATAAGCCCTCGCAAGATGTACTTTCTTATTGGTTACACCGAAGAACTCTTATCCTATTGGCTGCAATGTCCGGTCACATTAGAGTTGCAAACAGTCGCGGATAAAACAGATGTTATATTCAAGTATATTTAA
- the LOC128855494 gene encoding uncharacterized protein LOC128855494 isoform X2: MKICVSLVLLTLLCPGGCPVYDFDLSTIEQPSQFANGLKLAADLNSEFNQGIMNFHVLNDQNPLNDDNTYTLTSLASDLGANPTRKFKSSRKIEDEKQAETELDDFVGSNLFSSVRKKCFSPEDLNLLSARKDFEYLVPKDLPKCLLNDEMINMLLNYFYNGNELIQKLPESTRRVLDRAYYDMLGGYLRSYLLPVAKYSFYGGKASLKVVSSVVDLYQQCKSFLNTNGNGWKMPILLEELENIHVDPLRGSDCGGDGNAGGSGATSCARLEMLPSNDGDENVMLVALPKLEADCIENGLSNIWLPFRKRRNYDLRSMKSSYVIIRFYETVARCYQSQSMPQDTFNSKLIAWINENIKPHLSDEEFYPGLGGVLRIAEKLRRGRKATDIESDDHMEELVREESRNDDGFSDIELARKALEYKMQEKARQTLINGKRWFERNTNDNSNNPNRQLQSRKICEKPKTQKNQQDQQAKPKKPKCKTKGGKHEHGEAGSLMKLSSEQQKHYLKYLCCIIGLILLVLLIILLIAMLMRYRKRKTKKEPKQKPPKKKRKCPAWCNYLICRKKPHDEEIVIKPDTKSVIATQPHRRTSTSTSSLACQPAAKCIPCSKRATKESESAPIIETTSLDYYSSSEPESKVRQKAKKGKQKVVTIDEKKKKKAASPSPTKSKSAPAKSKSPLKSRMGGGAEHKTSSGSDSTRRLGIQRTVPTDNKKK; this comes from the exons ATGAAAATATGTGTATCTCTAGTGCTGTTGACGTTGCTTTGCCCAGGCGGTTGCCCGGTTTACGACTTCGACTTGAGTACTATCGAGCAACCCAGTCAGTTTGCGAATGGTCTAAAGCTGGCTGCCGATCTTAACTCCGAATTCAATCAGGGCATCATGAATTTTCACGTGCTTAACGATCAAAACCCGTTAAACGACGACAATACCTACACACTAACTTCACTTGCGTCCGACCTTGGCGCAAATCCAACGAGAAAGTTCAAAAGTTCACGTAAAATCGAAGATGAGAAACAAGCGGAAACGGAGTTGGATGATTTTGTCGGTTCGAATCTTTTTTCCAGTGtacgtaaaaaatgtttttcaccgGAAGATTTGAATTTGTTGTCCGCACGCAAGGATTTCGAG TATCTTGTGCCAAAAGATCTGCCGAAGTGCCTGCTTAATGATGAAATGATAAATATGTTACTGAATTACTTTTATAACGGCAATGAGCTGATACAAAAACTGCCCGAATCTACGAGAAGGGTGCTTGACAGGGCGTATTACGATATGCTCGGCGGTTACTTGCGTTCATATTTGCTACCAGTAGCCAAGTACTCTTTTTACGGTGGCAAAGCAAGTCTGAAGGTGGTCAGCAGTGTTGTAGATTTGTATCAACAATGCAAGTCCTTTCTGAACACGAACGGTAATGGCTGGAAAATGCCCATTTTACTtgaagaattggagaacatTCATGTGGATCCTCTACGGGGCTCGGACTGCGGTGGCGACGGCAATGCGGGTGGTAGTGGTGCAACTAGTTGCGCACGTCTTGAAATGTTGCCAAGCAATGACGGCGACGAAAATGTTATGCTGGTGGCGTTGCCAAAATTAGAAGCAGATTGTATTGAAAATGGTTTAAGTAATATATGGCTGCCATTTAGAAAACGACGCAACTATGATCTCAGATCAATGAAATCTTCTTACGTAATCATACGATTTTACGAAACGGTCGCACGTTGCTACCAATCACAGTCAATGCCTCAGGATACTTTCAATTCGAAGCTCATAGCTTGGATCAATGAGAATATAAAACCACATTTGTCCGACGAAGAATTCTACCCTGGTCTTGGCGGAGTACTTAGGATTGCTGAGAAATTAAGAAGAGGCAGAAAAGCAACGGATATTGAAAGTGACGACCACATGGAAGAACTTGTACGTGAGGAAAGTAGAAACGACGATGGGTTTTCCGACATAGAACTTGCACGAAAGGCATTGGAATATAAGATGCAAGAAAAAGCCAGGCAAACGTTGATTAATGGAAAACGTTGGTTTGAGAGAAATACCAACGACAATAGCAATAATCCCAATAGACAGCTGCAAAGTAGAAAAATAtgcgaaaaaccaaaaactcaaaaaaaccaGCAAGACCAGCAAGCGAAACCAAAAAAACCAAAGTGTAAAACGAAGGGTGGAAAACATGAACATGGTGAAGCTGGGTCGCTAATGAAATTATCTTCAGAACAACAGAAACATTATCTGAAATACCTGTGTTGTATTATTGGACTGATATTGCTCGTATTGTTGATCATTTTGCTTATCGCTATGCTAATGAGATATCGTAAGCGAAAAACGAAGAAAGAGCCCAAACAAAAACCACCAAAGAAAAAACGCAAATGTCCTGCATGGTGTAATTATTTGATTTGCAGAAAGAAACCACACGATGAGGAGATTGTTATCAAACCTGATACCAAATCGGTCATTGCGACACAACCAC ACCGTCGCACGTCCACTTCAACGTCGTCACTGGCCTGCCAACCCGCTGCTAAATGCATTCCTTGCTCTAAGCGTGCCACTAAGGAATCGGAAAGTGCGCCCATTATCGAAACGACATCACTCGATTACTACTCCTCGTCCGAGCCCGAAAGTAAAGTACGCCAGAAGGCGAAAAAAGGCAAACAGAAAGTGGTTACGATAGatgagaaaaagaagaaaaaagcagcatCACCGTCCCCAACGAAATCTAAGTCAGCTCCTGCCAAATCCAAATCGCCTCTGAAAAGCAGAATGGGCGGTGGAGCAGAGCATAAAACTTCGTCCGGTTCGGATAGCACCAGGCGTTTGGGTATTCAACGAACTGTCCCAACTGATAATAAGAAGA AATGA
- the LOC128855494 gene encoding uncharacterized protein LOC128855494 isoform X1: MKICVSLVLLTLLCPGGCPVYDFDLSTIEQPSQFANGLKLAADLNSEFNQGIMNFHVLNDQNPLNDDNTYTLTSLASDLGANPTRKFKSSRKIEDEKQAETELDDFVGSNLFSSVRKKCFSPEDLNLLSARKDFEYLVPKDLPKCLLNDEMINMLLNYFYNGNELIQKLPESTRRVLDRAYYDMLGGYLRSYLLPVAKYSFYGGKASLKVVSSVVDLYQQCKSFLNTNGNGWKMPILLEELENIHVDPLRGSDCGGDGNAGGSGATSCARLEMLPSNDGDENVMLVALPKLEADCIENGLSNIWLPFRKRRNYDLRSMKSSYVIIRFYETVARCYQSQSMPQDTFNSKLIAWINENIKPHLSDEEFYPGLGGVLRIAEKLRRGRKATDIESDDHMEELVREESRNDDGFSDIELARKALEYKMQEKARQTLINGKRWFERNTNDNSNNPNRQLQSRKICEKPKTQKNQQDQQAKPKKPKCKTKGGKHEHGEAGSLMKLSSEQQKHYLKYLCCIIGLILLVLLIILLIAMLMRYRKRKTKKEPKQKPPKKKRKCPAWCNYLICRKKPHDEEIVIKPDTKSVIATQPHRRTSTSTSSLACQPAAKCIPCSKRATKESESAPIIETTSLDYYSSSEPESKVRQKAKKGKQKVVTIDEKKKKKAASPSPTKSKSAPAKSKSPLKSRMGGGAEHKTSSGSDSTRRLGIQRTVPTDNKKSSNEIVRCKRTVSRDHSKGSRSWETMYDT, translated from the exons ATGAAAATATGTGTATCTCTAGTGCTGTTGACGTTGCTTTGCCCAGGCGGTTGCCCGGTTTACGACTTCGACTTGAGTACTATCGAGCAACCCAGTCAGTTTGCGAATGGTCTAAAGCTGGCTGCCGATCTTAACTCCGAATTCAATCAGGGCATCATGAATTTTCACGTGCTTAACGATCAAAACCCGTTAAACGACGACAATACCTACACACTAACTTCACTTGCGTCCGACCTTGGCGCAAATCCAACGAGAAAGTTCAAAAGTTCACGTAAAATCGAAGATGAGAAACAAGCGGAAACGGAGTTGGATGATTTTGTCGGTTCGAATCTTTTTTCCAGTGtacgtaaaaaatgtttttcaccgGAAGATTTGAATTTGTTGTCCGCACGCAAGGATTTCGAG TATCTTGTGCCAAAAGATCTGCCGAAGTGCCTGCTTAATGATGAAATGATAAATATGTTACTGAATTACTTTTATAACGGCAATGAGCTGATACAAAAACTGCCCGAATCTACGAGAAGGGTGCTTGACAGGGCGTATTACGATATGCTCGGCGGTTACTTGCGTTCATATTTGCTACCAGTAGCCAAGTACTCTTTTTACGGTGGCAAAGCAAGTCTGAAGGTGGTCAGCAGTGTTGTAGATTTGTATCAACAATGCAAGTCCTTTCTGAACACGAACGGTAATGGCTGGAAAATGCCCATTTTACTtgaagaattggagaacatTCATGTGGATCCTCTACGGGGCTCGGACTGCGGTGGCGACGGCAATGCGGGTGGTAGTGGTGCAACTAGTTGCGCACGTCTTGAAATGTTGCCAAGCAATGACGGCGACGAAAATGTTATGCTGGTGGCGTTGCCAAAATTAGAAGCAGATTGTATTGAAAATGGTTTAAGTAATATATGGCTGCCATTTAGAAAACGACGCAACTATGATCTCAGATCAATGAAATCTTCTTACGTAATCATACGATTTTACGAAACGGTCGCACGTTGCTACCAATCACAGTCAATGCCTCAGGATACTTTCAATTCGAAGCTCATAGCTTGGATCAATGAGAATATAAAACCACATTTGTCCGACGAAGAATTCTACCCTGGTCTTGGCGGAGTACTTAGGATTGCTGAGAAATTAAGAAGAGGCAGAAAAGCAACGGATATTGAAAGTGACGACCACATGGAAGAACTTGTACGTGAGGAAAGTAGAAACGACGATGGGTTTTCCGACATAGAACTTGCACGAAAGGCATTGGAATATAAGATGCAAGAAAAAGCCAGGCAAACGTTGATTAATGGAAAACGTTGGTTTGAGAGAAATACCAACGACAATAGCAATAATCCCAATAGACAGCTGCAAAGTAGAAAAATAtgcgaaaaaccaaaaactcaaaaaaaccaGCAAGACCAGCAAGCGAAACCAAAAAAACCAAAGTGTAAAACGAAGGGTGGAAAACATGAACATGGTGAAGCTGGGTCGCTAATGAAATTATCTTCAGAACAACAGAAACATTATCTGAAATACCTGTGTTGTATTATTGGACTGATATTGCTCGTATTGTTGATCATTTTGCTTATCGCTATGCTAATGAGATATCGTAAGCGAAAAACGAAGAAAGAGCCCAAACAAAAACCACCAAAGAAAAAACGCAAATGTCCTGCATGGTGTAATTATTTGATTTGCAGAAAGAAACCACACGATGAGGAGATTGTTATCAAACCTGATACCAAATCGGTCATTGCGACACAACCAC ACCGTCGCACGTCCACTTCAACGTCGTCACTGGCCTGCCAACCCGCTGCTAAATGCATTCCTTGCTCTAAGCGTGCCACTAAGGAATCGGAAAGTGCGCCCATTATCGAAACGACATCACTCGATTACTACTCCTCGTCCGAGCCCGAAAGTAAAGTACGCCAGAAGGCGAAAAAAGGCAAACAGAAAGTGGTTACGATAGatgagaaaaagaagaaaaaagcagcatCACCGTCCCCAACGAAATCTAAGTCAGCTCCTGCCAAATCCAAATCGCCTCTGAAAAGCAGAATGGGCGGTGGAGCAGAGCATAAAACTTCGTCCGGTTCGGATAGCACCAGGCGTTTGGGTATTCAACGAACTGTCCCAACTGATAATAAGAAGAGTAGT AATGAAATAGTGCGCTGCAAACGTACGGTTTCGAGGGATCACTCGAAAGGCTCACGTAGTTGGGAAACCATGTACGATACATAA
- the LOC128855498 gene encoding vesicular integral-membrane protein VIP36 encodes MIDLCREKWAWWLLILLIVLLEKGDCSASSNEYMKREHSLIRPFQGIGINLPYWDFLGHTMVTSNYIRLTPDLQSKSGALWNYSPVMTRNWEVHVTFKVHGRGNELFGDGFAIWYTKERMQGGPVFGSKDYFSGLAVILDTYSNQNGPHNHQHPYLSAMINNGTWTYDHDRDGTHTQLAGCEVRFRNVDYETHVSIRYENDILSISTDMENRGEWKSCFVVNDVELPTGYFLGLSATTGDLSDNHDIVGVKFYDLDINVTPEEISARSKIVPRAKTYEPPREHKDDPKPGMSNVKIFFILLFGMLVAIAGAIFAISYFKEKNSRKRFY; translated from the exons ATGATTGATTTGTGCCGGGAAAAGTGGGCTTGGTGGCTACTAATCCTCTTAATAGTACTGCTGGAAAAGGGCGATTGTTCTGCTAGTAGCAATGAGTATATGAAACGTGAGCATTCATTGATACGGCCGTTCCAGG GCATTGGTATAAATTTACCATATTGGGATTTTCTTGGACACACAATGGTAACTAGCAACTACATAAGACTGACGCCAGATTTGCAATCGAAGAGCGGTGCACTTTGGAACTACTCG CCCGTTATGACACGCAACTGGGAGGTACATGTTACATTCAAGGTGCACGGAAGGGGAAATGAACTGTTCGGAGATGGATTTGCTATTTGGTATACCAAAGAACGTATGCAGGGAGGTCCCGTGTTTGGCAGCAAAGACTATTTCTCCGGTTTGGCGGTGATATTGGACACTTACAGCAATCAAAATGGACCACACAAT CATCAACATCCCTACCTCAGTGCTATGATAAACAATGGCACATGGACATATGATCATGACCGGGATGGCACACATACACAACTTGCCGGTTGTGAGGTGCGTTTTCGTAATGTGGACTATGAGACACATGTGAGCATACGTTATGAAAATGACATACTCTCGATCTCCACGGATATGGAGAATAGAGGCGAGTGGAAGAGTTGTTTCGTGGTGAACGATGTTGAATTGCCAACGGGATACTTCCTCGGATTGTCGGCGACAACTGGAGATCTATCCGACAATCATGACATCGTTGGTGTAAAGTTTTACGATCTTGATATAAATGTGACG CCGGAAGAGATATCAGCACGTTCTAAAATTGTGCCACGTGCGAAAACCTACGAACCGCCACGTGAACACAAAGACGATCCCAAGCCGGGCATGTCAAATGTGAAAATATTCTTCATACTTTTATTCGGCATGTTGGTTGCAATCGCGGGCGCCATTTTTGCGATCTCATACTTTAAAGAGAAGAATTCAAGAAAACGCTTCTACTAA